A DNA window from Bdellovibrio sp. BCCA contains the following coding sequences:
- a CDS encoding MFS transporter, translating into MKQNLTSFVLWVMTVATGLCVANLYYCQPLLHQIQNTFGASAAVMGWIPTGTQLGYALGMFFLSPLGDRFERRRLIFISTLVSAVCLIGVALSPNIYFVIVLSLLLGLATMTPQYIIPFAAHLSSPQKRGQTVGMVMSGMLLGILLARTVSGFIGDLFGWRVMFGSASVVLVILAFVLRGALPQSEPSFSGSYVGLLKSVIQLVKELPVLRESMVFGSMMFGAFSAFWATLIYLMESPAFNLGAKTVGLFGILGASGALAAPLVGRLADRRSPRQTVGYGIAMMGISFLIYLFWGGTSLIALSIGVVIMDVGLQVAHVSNQSRVFSLIPEARSRLNTAYMFFYFIGGAAGSLLASIAWSQAQWTGVCIVALIFVLIAGTTYFFKKPAKSAAAVSS; encoded by the coding sequence ATGAAACAAAATCTTACTTCTTTTGTCCTTTGGGTGATGACGGTTGCAACGGGGTTGTGTGTTGCAAATCTTTATTACTGCCAACCACTGCTTCATCAAATTCAAAATACTTTTGGAGCCAGTGCCGCTGTGATGGGATGGATTCCGACAGGCACGCAGTTGGGATATGCCCTCGGCATGTTTTTCTTAAGTCCTTTAGGCGACCGCTTTGAAAGACGTCGTCTGATTTTTATTTCAACACTGGTGTCAGCAGTTTGTTTGATTGGTGTGGCGTTGTCGCCGAATATTTATTTCGTGATTGTTTTAAGTCTGCTCTTGGGTCTTGCGACAATGACTCCGCAATATATTATTCCTTTTGCTGCTCATCTTTCTTCTCCACAAAAAAGGGGACAGACGGTGGGTATGGTGATGAGTGGAATGCTTTTAGGAATTCTTTTAGCACGCACAGTTTCTGGTTTTATCGGCGACCTTTTTGGTTGGCGCGTGATGTTCGGTTCGGCTTCTGTTGTGCTCGTCATCTTAGCTTTCGTTTTGCGCGGAGCCCTTCCACAAAGTGAACCGAGCTTTTCGGGAAGTTATGTGGGACTTCTCAAATCCGTTATTCAACTCGTGAAAGAGCTTCCCGTTCTTCGTGAGTCGATGGTGTTTGGCTCGATGATGTTTGGTGCTTTTAGTGCCTTCTGGGCTACGTTGATTTATTTGATGGAATCTCCTGCTTTCAACCTCGGAGCGAAGACAGTGGGACTTTTTGGAATTTTAGGAGCGTCGGGAGCGTTGGCAGCTCCTCTTGTGGGGAGACTTGCCGACCGTCGCAGTCCACGTCAGACGGTGGGCTATGGCATCGCCATGATGGGAATTTCATTTTTGATTTATCTTTTCTGGGGAGGAACTTCTTTGATCGCTCTTAGTATTGGAGTTGTGATCATGGATGTGGGATTGCAAGTAGCTCACGTGTCCAATCAGAGCCGGGTGTTTTCATTGATTCCTGAGGCTCGAAGCCGACTGAACACGGCCTATATGTTTTTTTATTTTATCGGGGGAGCCGCAGGATCTTTGCTCGCCAGTATTGCCTGGTCACAGGCGCAGTGGACGGGTGTTTGTATTGTGGCACTGATTTTTGTACTTATCGCGGGAACGACTTATTTCTTTAAGAAGCCCGCGAAGAGCGCAGCGGCTGTGTCGTCTTAG
- a CDS encoding DNA topoisomerase VI — protein sequence MAKLLSIRELKIDIPKEARILADKMLKDLEMSKRPVLEAVKTSLDNSLYNSKVGYLTPGDKVVRTELNVSSVQKLARVVFILEILLRNLDVGNVNTKRELYYICKGEIKGNPRLKPLDFEDQPESDAIIDFIGDMLEVYREELNVFANDRGGQTYSQQLVVTETLPDGDRAVIDLSTLGTSPFQPKNKPQALKLKAKKKIDFCLIVESEGTANTLVTMGFTKRNNCIVMGAQGVPSNGVRGWAKLIQEELDVPMYFFGDLDAYTLQNIYRTLKAGSAASLIRNADFSAPNVKFLGVLPEDVKKYDLPHYKVRESDPAEARALKKAKDALENDPFFLDKKNKNLADILRWLIKEKVRCEQQSYFSVDPKDPIKTEKLILEKIKRGSYV from the coding sequence ATGGCAAAACTATTAAGCATTCGCGAATTAAAAATTGATATTCCTAAAGAAGCCCGCATTTTGGCTGACAAAATGTTGAAAGACCTTGAGATGTCGAAGCGCCCTGTTTTAGAGGCGGTCAAAACATCTTTGGACAACTCTTTGTACAACTCGAAAGTGGGTTACCTCACTCCGGGTGATAAAGTTGTTCGTACGGAATTGAACGTGTCTTCCGTGCAAAAACTTGCGCGTGTGGTTTTCATTCTTGAAATCCTGCTTCGTAACCTGGATGTTGGAAACGTCAATACGAAGCGTGAGCTTTACTACATCTGTAAAGGTGAAATCAAAGGCAACCCACGTTTGAAACCTTTGGATTTCGAAGACCAACCGGAATCAGATGCAATCATCGATTTTATCGGGGATATGCTTGAAGTGTATCGTGAAGAATTAAACGTTTTCGCCAATGACCGTGGTGGGCAGACTTATTCTCAACAATTGGTTGTGACTGAGACTTTGCCAGACGGTGACCGCGCGGTGATTGATCTTTCGACATTGGGAACATCTCCGTTCCAACCGAAGAACAAACCGCAAGCTTTGAAACTAAAAGCGAAAAAGAAAATCGATTTCTGCTTGATCGTGGAATCTGAAGGTACGGCGAATACGCTGGTTACAATGGGATTCACAAAACGTAACAACTGTATCGTGATGGGTGCTCAAGGGGTTCCGTCAAACGGTGTTCGTGGTTGGGCCAAATTGATCCAAGAAGAGTTGGACGTGCCAATGTACTTCTTCGGAGATCTCGATGCGTACACATTGCAAAACATCTACCGTACTTTGAAAGCCGGTTCTGCGGCCTCTTTGATCCGTAACGCTGACTTCTCTGCACCGAATGTAAAATTCTTGGGTGTGTTGCCAGAAGACGTAAAAAAATACGATCTTCCTCACTACAAAGTCAGAGAATCCGATCCAGCCGAAGCGCGCGCTTTGAAAAAAGCCAAAGATGCTTTGGAAAACGATCCGTTCTTCTTGGACAAGAAAAATAAAAACTTGGCGGACATCCTCCGCTGGTTGATCAAAGAAAAAGTACGTTGCGAGCAGCAATCTTACTTCTCTGTCGATCCAAAAGATCCAATCAAAACAGAGAAACTGATCCTGGAAAAAATCAAAAGAGGATCATACGTTTAA
- a CDS encoding DNA topoisomerase VI subunit B, whose amino-acid sequence MSKITKSSTAEYFAKNLQQVGFSSPLKAVLTTLKEAVDNSLDACEQAGILPDLLIEVSKVGTGSTKNTDLIRIVVEDNGPGIEAEDLAKVYGEYLASSKFGRGQCSRGQQGIGISAATTWAQMTNARGVNVVSKTKKMRKAVSAQVDVDIKSNTGVLKNKETLDWDRDHGTRVEFVLDGRIQLNGDGGIVTYIEGTILVNPHMTVTYKLMENDFVTVTRVSQEVPQIPEASLPHPHTFKLGEFITHSTLFGKTTLSKFLKTGFSRISDQSISEFVKKGLPKSLLEKPLTSLTEEDFKKVFQAVQNTELMAPSTRSVLTVGEEALSKSIIRLGEIDFFAVVTRKPTICDFKPVVVEVALARFKDRNQSPDSPVTLLRFANRVPLQFDKSGCAITWAIESVNWKTYGLGQPKDSLPLGPYIFAVSIVSPFIKFKNASKETIDASEELVAEIRLALIQAGQKLSRHIKKEVKEADLERKLAHIEQFGPILVEGLASIIKAPESRKKKAEEGLKKLLGRDSEEAMADLEAAESKLLAQKQREKKKGISHGDDEDIDVISSEELVEEASEPQGTKKTTTKKAVTTTKKTTGKKA is encoded by the coding sequence GTGAGTAAGATTACTAAAAGTAGTACCGCTGAATATTTTGCGAAGAACCTCCAACAAGTGGGATTCTCGTCTCCATTGAAAGCCGTTTTGACGACTTTGAAAGAGGCCGTAGACAACTCTTTGGATGCGTGTGAGCAGGCCGGTATTCTTCCAGATCTTTTGATTGAAGTTTCAAAAGTCGGAACTGGTTCAACTAAAAATACTGATTTAATTCGCATCGTTGTCGAAGATAACGGGCCGGGAATCGAAGCTGAAGATCTCGCAAAAGTATATGGTGAGTATCTTGCGTCTTCTAAATTTGGCCGTGGACAATGTTCACGCGGACAACAAGGTATCGGTATTTCTGCAGCAACAACATGGGCGCAAATGACCAATGCCCGTGGTGTGAACGTTGTTTCTAAGACTAAAAAAATGCGTAAAGCCGTGTCGGCACAAGTCGACGTGGATATCAAATCCAATACGGGTGTTCTAAAAAATAAAGAAACTTTGGATTGGGATCGTGACCACGGAACTCGCGTTGAGTTCGTTCTTGACGGACGTATTCAGCTTAACGGTGACGGTGGTATCGTGACTTATATTGAGGGCACAATCCTTGTGAACCCTCATATGACTGTCACTTATAAATTGATGGAGAACGATTTCGTCACTGTGACTCGCGTGAGCCAAGAAGTTCCGCAAATTCCAGAGGCGTCTTTGCCACATCCTCACACGTTCAAACTAGGTGAGTTCATCACTCATTCCACTTTGTTCGGTAAAACGACTTTATCTAAGTTCTTGAAGACAGGTTTCTCTCGTATTTCTGATCAATCTATTTCAGAGTTCGTGAAAAAAGGTCTTCCAAAAAGCCTTCTTGAAAAGCCTTTGACGTCACTTACTGAAGAAGACTTCAAAAAAGTTTTCCAAGCTGTGCAAAACACAGAGTTGATGGCGCCATCGACAAGATCTGTTTTGACTGTGGGGGAGGAAGCTCTTTCTAAGTCGATTATTCGTCTAGGTGAAATCGACTTCTTCGCGGTTGTGACTCGTAAACCGACTATCTGTGACTTTAAACCTGTCGTGGTGGAAGTCGCTTTGGCGCGTTTTAAAGACCGCAATCAATCTCCGGATTCTCCAGTGACTTTGCTTCGTTTTGCGAACCGTGTTCCATTGCAATTCGATAAATCCGGTTGCGCGATCACATGGGCGATTGAGTCTGTGAACTGGAAAACATATGGTTTGGGCCAGCCGAAAGACAGCTTGCCGCTAGGACCGTATATTTTCGCGGTTTCCATCGTGTCTCCATTCATTAAATTTAAAAATGCTTCGAAAGAAACGATTGATGCTTCCGAAGAGTTGGTAGCAGAAATCCGTTTGGCGTTGATCCAAGCAGGTCAAAAGCTTTCTCGTCACATCAAAAAAGAAGTGAAAGAAGCCGACCTTGAAAGAAAATTGGCGCACATCGAGCAGTTTGGTCCCATCCTTGTTGAAGGTTTGGCAAGCATCATCAAAGCTCCAGAATCTCGTAAGAAAAAAGCGGAAGAAGGTTTGAAAAAACTTTTGGGCCGTGACTCTGAAGAGGCGATGGCTGACTTGGAAGCCGCGGAATCCAAACTTCTTGCGCAAAAACAACGCGAGAAGAAAAAAGGTATTTCTCACGGAGACGACGAAGATATCGACGTGATTTCTTCTGAAGAGTTGGTTGAAGAGGCTTCTGAACCGCAAGGAACAAAGAAAACAACGACCAAAAAAGCCGTAACTACTACTAAGAAAACGACTGGGAAAAAAGCGTAA
- a CDS encoding tail fiber domain-containing protein has translation MNFPGTYLVLFLSFFISSFVQAAPNALTYQGRILKADGTPLTYNNTSFLFEITNPAGTCVIYREQRDGINMLNSGGVFDIPIGSGTKLFPTDPLVTLLDSFNNSKIHDCYGGSTYAASAGDIRLLKVQFHDGSGWKVISPSSEIRSVPYSAYALSAQKLGTKTENDFFVKTGVPSCAGNEFLTWNGAALSCAPVTGASGGTVTSVTSSNSYVTITNNTSTPVVTLNVGTTAGTVAAGNDARFSDARVPTGAAGGDLAGTYPNPSVAKIQSVAVSNAAPTNGNFLKFDGTQWIGAAIGMSDVTNLNSSLSNYHTVAAFNSAVGSANCAAHQTPYWNSVSGSFQCQSINVSVAGDVSGTIGAVSVNKIKGVDVDTTGLTSGQVLKYDGTKWAPAADSNAGGTVTNIATGTGLSGGPITSTGTISLANTAVTSGSYGSTTQVGTFTVDAQGRLTAASNSAIAFPVTSVATKIGAVTLDYGDINSAASKYLTYKPNNVACADGQVIKWIAANSRWECASDTDTNAGGTVTNIATGTGLSGGPITSTGTISLANTAVTAGSYTRANITVDAQGRLTAASNGAAVNLATEVTGTLPVANGGTGQTTVTAAFNGLSPSTTKGDLIVHDGTNDIRLPVGTNGQVLSANSAQASGLQWITPTNGTVTNVTGTAPIVVATGSTTPAISINDATTSTKGAVQVGAGIAVTSGTISADPANFPSAVPVNKGGTGATSLTANRLLASNGTGSAVTTFNCAVGQMISFDATGLMICSTFTTGSVFLNGGNSFGADATLGTNDNYALNLETNNATRMTVTSSGYVGIGTSSPAAQLHVYNAASNPPGTTAKFQLAPALTADMPSNLHGSWSTIMPSTSYNFTGALYGAVNRIETAAGQTGTINGALGSVSDVYHKSASPISAATGASGAIYNQSTGTISSAKAGSFSVSNTGGGTVTTGYGVYIGPVEATNKYGLYQSDATNTNYFAGNVGIGAASPVQTLHIAGGGGEEGSPGIFIQDPTTSNAYGGSLYYDDRGGLNVFKMGVVSNNAETGYIAMNRDNGNLGLGIANPLFKFHINGDSPGNADQTVVQIGNPAATGAGPLYLTYNAPMLSGNSYFNNGWKYGGGAGKPASIGLANGISFQTDDAAVGAAGAAVNFTTKMTLTSAGNLGIGTASPNALLHVNGSAYVNSIIGGQLNGSGNFHLDAWNTGADRGVYLNWSGGTGGAKVGNGSSNWGPISASAFNTSSDRRLKENIHTIPQVLDKVLQLDPVTFTWKDPIRNKQEGERLGLIAQNVEKIFPQAVRVDHGENTLPGGTKLVTYPDLIAPLIGAIKELYHKWTSDSQELHETIDRQSREIASIKEENNQVKTENERIKKENEEIKARLDRLEKLVSH, from the coding sequence ATGAACTTTCCCGGTACGTACTTGGTGCTATTCTTGTCGTTCTTCATTTCGTCCTTTGTTCAGGCGGCCCCTAATGCTTTGACTTATCAGGGACGTATTTTGAAGGCTGACGGAACTCCGTTAACCTACAATAACACTAGTTTTCTTTTTGAAATCACGAATCCTGCCGGCACTTGTGTGATTTATCGCGAGCAGCGCGACGGCATCAACATGCTTAATTCAGGTGGTGTCTTTGACATCCCCATTGGATCTGGCACAAAACTTTTTCCAACAGATCCTTTGGTCACACTTTTAGATTCTTTTAACAATTCCAAGATTCATGATTGTTACGGTGGTTCGACTTATGCTGCTTCCGCCGGAGACATCCGTCTTTTGAAAGTTCAGTTCCACGATGGCAGTGGTTGGAAGGTGATTTCACCATCAAGTGAAATTCGCTCTGTTCCCTATTCTGCTTACGCTCTTTCGGCACAAAAACTGGGAACAAAAACGGAGAATGACTTCTTCGTAAAAACGGGAGTGCCAAGCTGTGCCGGGAATGAATTTTTAACTTGGAATGGAGCCGCTCTTTCTTGTGCCCCTGTGACAGGTGCGAGTGGTGGTACTGTGACGAGCGTCACGTCTTCGAACTCTTATGTAACGATTACGAATAATACTTCGACTCCTGTCGTGACTTTGAATGTTGGTACGACGGCAGGAACTGTGGCTGCTGGTAACGATGCGCGCTTTAGTGACGCGCGTGTTCCTACGGGTGCTGCTGGTGGAGATTTAGCGGGAACTTATCCGAATCCTTCCGTGGCGAAAATTCAAAGTGTTGCGGTTTCTAATGCAGCACCTACCAACGGGAATTTTTTAAAGTTTGATGGCACTCAGTGGATTGGTGCTGCCATTGGGATGAGTGATGTTACGAATTTGAATTCCTCTTTGAGTAATTATCATACGGTGGCTGCGTTTAATTCTGCCGTGGGAAGTGCTAACTGTGCGGCTCATCAGACTCCTTATTGGAATTCGGTTTCTGGTTCTTTTCAATGTCAGTCCATCAACGTTTCTGTTGCGGGTGACGTGAGCGGAACCATTGGTGCTGTTTCCGTAAATAAAATCAAAGGTGTTGATGTTGATACGACCGGATTAACTTCTGGCCAGGTTTTAAAATATGATGGCACGAAGTGGGCTCCGGCGGCGGATTCAAATGCTGGTGGGACTGTTACGAATATTGCGACTGGTACGGGTTTAAGTGGCGGACCTATCACATCTACAGGAACTATTTCTTTAGCTAACACTGCGGTGACTTCTGGATCTTATGGTTCAACTACACAAGTAGGTACTTTTACCGTTGATGCTCAAGGACGTTTAACTGCGGCTTCAAATTCAGCCATCGCATTTCCTGTGACTTCTGTTGCAACTAAAATTGGTGCTGTCACTTTAGATTATGGTGACATAAACAGTGCCGCTTCAAAATATCTCACTTACAAACCTAACAATGTCGCTTGTGCTGATGGCCAAGTGATTAAGTGGATCGCTGCCAACTCTCGTTGGGAGTGTGCAAGTGATACAGATACCAACGCTGGCGGTACTGTTACGAATATCGCGACAGGTACAGGTCTTAGCGGTGGACCGATTACTTCTACTGGAACTATTTCTTTAGCAAACACGGCCGTGACGGCAGGATCTTATACTCGCGCAAATATAACTGTCGATGCTCAAGGTCGCTTGACCGCTGCAAGCAATGGTGCGGCTGTGAATCTTGCAACTGAAGTCACTGGCACTCTGCCAGTAGCGAATGGTGGTACAGGACAGACAACAGTGACGGCGGCATTCAACGGTCTTTCTCCAAGCACAACTAAAGGTGATTTGATTGTTCATGATGGTACGAATGATATTCGTTTGCCTGTCGGAACAAATGGACAAGTATTATCAGCAAACTCTGCGCAGGCATCGGGTCTTCAGTGGATCACACCAACAAACGGAACTGTAACGAATGTTACGGGAACAGCTCCGATTGTTGTGGCGACAGGCTCAACGACTCCCGCAATTTCAATTAACGATGCAACCACTTCAACAAAAGGGGCTGTGCAAGTTGGTGCGGGTATCGCTGTGACATCAGGAACTATCAGTGCTGATCCAGCGAACTTCCCTTCTGCTGTGCCGGTTAATAAAGGTGGTACTGGAGCAACTTCTCTTACAGCAAATAGACTTCTTGCTTCGAATGGAACTGGTTCTGCAGTAACCACATTTAACTGCGCCGTCGGTCAGATGATTTCTTTCGATGCCACGGGGTTGATGATTTGCTCAACCTTCACAACAGGTTCCGTGTTTTTAAACGGTGGAAACTCTTTTGGTGCGGACGCGACGTTAGGAACCAACGATAACTACGCTTTAAATCTCGAAACTAACAATGCGACACGAATGACCGTCACTTCTAGCGGTTATGTCGGAATTGGAACCTCAAGCCCGGCGGCTCAGCTTCACGTATACAACGCAGCTTCAAATCCTCCTGGCACGACTGCAAAATTTCAACTGGCGCCCGCTCTTACTGCGGATATGCCTTCAAACCTTCATGGATCGTGGTCCACGATCATGCCGAGCACTTCGTATAATTTTACCGGTGCTTTATACGGAGCTGTGAACCGTATCGAAACGGCGGCCGGTCAAACGGGAACAATAAACGGTGCGCTGGGCTCCGTTAGTGATGTTTATCATAAATCTGCCAGCCCTATTTCTGCCGCGACAGGAGCTTCGGGAGCGATCTACAATCAATCAACAGGCACCATCAGTTCTGCCAAAGCCGGTTCGTTCAGCGTTTCCAATACGGGCGGAGGAACGGTCACAACAGGATATGGCGTTTATATCGGTCCTGTGGAGGCGACAAATAAATATGGCCTCTATCAATCAGATGCAACGAACACGAACTATTTCGCAGGAAACGTGGGCATCGGAGCCGCGAGCCCCGTTCAGACTCTTCACATAGCTGGCGGTGGTGGTGAAGAAGGTTCCCCCGGAATTTTCATCCAAGATCCGACGACAAGCAATGCTTATGGAGGCAGCCTTTACTATGACGATCGCGGCGGCTTGAATGTTTTCAAAATGGGTGTCGTCAGTAACAACGCCGAGACGGGCTATATTGCTATGAACCGTGACAACGGAAACTTGGGTTTGGGTATTGCAAATCCTCTCTTTAAATTTCACATAAATGGTGATTCACCAGGAAACGCGGATCAAACAGTTGTTCAGATTGGTAACCCTGCAGCCACGGGCGCGGGACCTCTGTACTTAACCTACAATGCGCCGATGCTTTCAGGGAACTCTTACTTTAATAACGGATGGAAGTATGGCGGAGGCGCTGGTAAACCCGCGAGCATCGGCCTGGCGAATGGAATTTCATTTCAAACAGATGATGCGGCTGTAGGTGCAGCAGGAGCCGCGGTCAACTTTACAACTAAAATGACGCTGACCTCGGCTGGCAATTTAGGTATTGGTACGGCTTCTCCAAATGCCTTGCTTCATGTGAATGGGAGTGCCTATGTTAATTCAATCATCGGTGGACAGCTTAATGGCTCAGGCAATTTCCATCTTGATGCATGGAATACCGGCGCAGATAGAGGTGTGTATCTAAATTGGTCCGGCGGAACCGGCGGAGCCAAAGTCGGAAACGGTTCATCCAACTGGGGACCCATTTCTGCTTCGGCCTTCAACACGTCTTCCGACAGACGCTTGAAAGAAAATATTCATACAATTCCGCAAGTCTTAGACAAAGTTCTTCAACTTGATCCGGTGACATTCACGTGGAAAGATCCGATCCGTAACAAACAAGAAGGCGAAAGACTTGGTTTGATTGCGCAAAATGTAGAAAAAATCTTTCCTCAAGCCGTGCGTGTTGATCATGGAGAAAACACCCTTCCTGGTGGCACCAAGCTTGTGACATATCCGGATTTGATTGCTCCGCTTATAGGCGCGATCAAAGAACTCTACCACAAGTGGACGAGTGATTCTCAAGAATTGCATGAGACCATTGACAGACAATCACGTGAGATTGCTTCTATTAAAGAAGAGAACAACCAAGTGAAGACTGAGAACGAAAGAATTAAAAAAGAGAATGAAGAGATCAAAGCCCGTCTAGACCGACTGGAAAAACTTGTCTCACACTGA